From Desulfovibrio sp., the proteins below share one genomic window:
- a CDS encoding pyridoxal phosphate-dependent aminotransferase, with protein sequence MQISERLSSIKPSLTLSVNSRALELKAQGVAVTSLAVGEPDFPTPAHVCEAAKAAIDENFCRYTAVPGIPELRKAAGAYFDRAYGVPVAQESIVIGAGGKHCLYNFLQATINPGDEVLIPAPYWLSYPDMVMLAGGVPVTVHAGPEQNFKVTPDMLDAAVTGKTRLLILNSPSNPTGAVYTEAEFSAIMDWAIQRGIFVLSDEIYDQLVFAPAKMTSAIGWFARHPEQVAVLNGMSKSYAMTGWRVGFLAAHPMLIKKISAMQGHSTSSICSIAQKAALAALNGPTDCIDHMREAFMRRRDLAMKAIETWPWAVCPKPDGAFYLFVDVRKCFGGAVNNSTELCTWLLDKAHVALVPGAAFGDDNCIRFSYAVADDVLARALEATGAEMARLAQGAAR encoded by the coding sequence ATGCAGATTTCAGAACGTCTGAGCAGCATCAAACCCTCTCTGACTCTCAGTGTCAACAGCCGCGCCCTTGAACTCAAGGCGCAGGGTGTAGCCGTCACCAGCCTTGCTGTGGGTGAACCCGATTTTCCCACTCCTGCGCACGTCTGTGAGGCCGCCAAGGCCGCCATTGACGAAAACTTCTGTCGCTACACCGCCGTGCCCGGCATCCCGGAACTGCGCAAGGCCGCTGGTGCGTATTTTGACCGCGCCTACGGCGTGCCCGTGGCGCAGGAATCCATTGTCATTGGTGCTGGCGGCAAGCACTGTTTGTACAACTTTCTACAGGCTACCATCAATCCCGGCGATGAGGTGCTCATTCCCGCGCCGTACTGGCTGAGCTATCCCGACATGGTCATGCTGGCGGGCGGCGTGCCCGTGACCGTGCATGCCGGCCCGGAGCAGAACTTCAAGGTGACGCCGGACATGCTGGACGCCGCCGTGACAGGCAAGACACGCCTGCTTATCCTCAATTCGCCGAGCAACCCCACGGGCGCGGTGTACACCGAGGCCGAGTTCTCCGCCATTATGGACTGGGCCATACAGCGCGGTATCTTTGTGCTGTCTGACGAAATTTATGACCAGCTTGTGTTCGCGCCTGCCAAGATGACCAGCGCCATCGGCTGGTTTGCGCGTCATCCCGAACAGGTGGCGGTGCTGAACGGCATGTCCAAAAGCTACGCCATGACAGGCTGGCGCGTGGGCTTTCTGGCCGCGCATCCCATGCTGATCAAGAAGATATCGGCCATGCAGGGGCACAGCACGTCGAGCATCTGTTCTATTGCACAAAAGGCGGCGCTGGCGGCCCTGAACGGCCCCACGGATTGCATCGACCACATGCGCGAGGCCTTCATGCGGCGGCGCGACCTGGCCATGAAAGCGATTGAAACCTGGCCCTGGGCCGTGTGTCCCAAGCCCGACGGCGCGTTTTACCTCTTTGTGGACGTGCGCAAGTGCTTTGGTGGCGCAGTGAACAATTCTACCGAACTGTGCACCTGGCTGCTGGACAAGGCACATGTGGCTCTGGTGCCCGGCGCGGCCTTTGGCGATGATAACTGCATACGCTTCTCGTACGCAGTGGCGGACGATGTGCTGGCCAGGGCACTGGAAGCGACGGGTGCGGAAATGGCGCGTCTGGCACAGGGCGCTGCGCGCTAG
- the sfsA gene encoding DNA/RNA nuclease SfsA, with translation MRTKNQRVPASQPEDCRQTSTIDTSATAQTRAKHTPDTQAKAPLLPLPQDCVVGSFVQRRKRFSVELALNGEPLWVHSNNSGSMLGLTLPGSPVLASPAANPNRKLKYTQECVWLPQTATPENPGILPLPRQSACGFWVGVNTSVPNRMLEAAFYADRLHFAKGYTSLVREAKRGQSRLDGLLTGPGLPPLWVECKNVTMVEDDAACFPDAASERGQKHLRELMDIVAQGERAAMFYLVQRPDGHCFAPADFIDPDYARLFYEAQACGVEIYPYRALVGKNGIDLGGLIPLRPAP, from the coding sequence ATGCGTACAAAGAATCAGCGCGTGCCAGCGTCGCAACCTGAAGACTGTCGGCAGACCAGCACAATCGACACGAGCGCGACGGCGCAGACGCGCGCCAAACACACCCCGGATACGCAAGCAAAAGCCCCACTGCTGCCCCTGCCTCAGGACTGCGTTGTGGGCAGTTTTGTGCAGCGGCGCAAGCGCTTCAGCGTTGAGCTTGCCCTGAACGGCGAACCCCTGTGGGTACACAGCAACAATTCCGGCAGCATGCTGGGTCTTACCCTGCCGGGCAGCCCGGTTCTGGCGTCCCCGGCAGCCAACCCCAACCGCAAGCTCAAATACACGCAGGAGTGCGTGTGGCTGCCCCAGACCGCCACACCTGAAAATCCGGGCATATTGCCCCTCCCCCGCCAGTCTGCGTGCGGTTTCTGGGTGGGCGTCAACACCAGCGTGCCCAACCGCATGCTTGAGGCGGCCTTTTATGCCGATCGGCTCCACTTTGCCAAGGGCTACACCAGCCTTGTCCGCGAAGCCAAACGCGGCCAGAGCCGCCTGGACGGCCTGCTCACCGGCCCCGGGCTGCCGCCCCTGTGGGTGGAGTGCAAGAATGTCACAATGGTTGAGGACGACGCCGCCTGTTTTCCCGACGCAGCCAGTGAGCGCGGGCAAAAACACTTGCGTGAACTTATGGATATTGTGGCCCAGGGCGAACGCGCTGCCATGTTTTATCTGGTGCAGCGGCCGGACGGCCACTGCTTCGCCCCTGCGGATTTCATTGATCCGGACTACGCCCGCCTGTTTTACGAGGCCCAGGCCTGCGGGGTTGAAATATACCCCTACCGCGCCCTTGTGGGCAAGAACGGCATTGACCTTGGCGGCCTCATCCCCTTGCGGCCCGCCCCATAG
- the proB gene encoding glutamate 5-kinase has product MSRQRGQGADSEAGLRAQSAGRRSEGERAESWQQERARVLSQARVVVVKVGSAVLTDASGLNSQVLEGLAAQLAFLRDLPLTDDAAPAGQSEPAPHATDASAPAQNARRLVLVSSGAVAAGRAALASRGRAVEPAGLSARQAAAAVGQGQLMQSWDKVFLAHGMPTAQVLLTRDDLRARQRFLNARNTFAELLQWGVLPIVNENDTVSISELKFGDNDCLASLLVNLVEADLFINLTSSSGVLAADPQKHPDAPVMDHIDDVAALDLGQLCGGKTSVGTGGMYSKLLAARRAAQLGVPTLILPGREPAVIGRAFAAAGACSAPAGHEPFDRGTWVRPAHHAIARRKFWLAYQSDPAGSVHVDDGAARALLHKGGSLLPGGVRAVEGGFQCGGLVRVLHNGESIGVGLSNYSAPDLKKIMGLKRHEVAAILGDAHYPEVIHRDNLLLDAAI; this is encoded by the coding sequence ATGAGCAGGCAGCGCGGTCAGGGCGCGGATTCTGAAGCAGGGCTGCGCGCGCAGTCCGCAGGCCGACGGTCTGAAGGAGAGCGGGCAGAAAGCTGGCAGCAGGAGCGTGCCCGCGTTCTCTCCCAGGCCCGTGTGGTTGTCGTCAAGGTGGGCAGCGCCGTGCTCACTGACGCCAGTGGGCTCAACAGCCAGGTTCTTGAAGGTCTTGCCGCACAGCTTGCTTTTCTGCGCGATTTGCCCCTCACAGACGACGCGGCGCCCGCAGGGCAGTCAGAACCGGCTCCCCATGCTACGGACGCCTCTGCCCCTGCTCAGAACGCGCGTCGGCTCGTGCTGGTTTCGTCGGGCGCTGTGGCCGCTGGCCGCGCGGCGCTTGCAAGCCGTGGCCGCGCCGTGGAACCCGCAGGCCTTTCGGCGCGTCAGGCTGCCGCTGCCGTGGGTCAGGGCCAGCTCATGCAGTCGTGGGACAAGGTCTTCCTGGCGCACGGCATGCCGACGGCCCAGGTGCTGCTGACGCGGGACGATTTGCGCGCCCGGCAGCGCTTTCTGAACGCCCGCAACACCTTTGCCGAGCTTTTGCAATGGGGCGTGCTGCCCATTGTCAACGAAAACGACACCGTATCCATCAGCGAGCTCAAGTTCGGCGACAACGACTGCCTGGCCAGCCTGCTGGTCAATCTGGTGGAGGCCGATCTTTTCATCAATCTCACCTCCTCGTCGGGAGTGCTGGCGGCGGATCCGCAAAAACACCCGGACGCGCCGGTTATGGACCATATTGACGATGTGGCGGCTCTGGATCTGGGCCAGCTGTGCGGCGGCAAGACGTCCGTGGGCACAGGGGGCATGTATTCAAAGCTGCTGGCCGCCCGGCGCGCCGCCCAGTTGGGCGTGCCCACCCTGATTTTGCCGGGGCGGGAACCTGCGGTCATCGGCCGGGCTTTTGCCGCAGCCGGGGCATGCTCCGCGCCTGCAGGGCATGAGCCATTTGATCGAGGCACCTGGGTGCGGCCCGCGCACCATGCCATCGCGCGGCGCAAGTTCTGGCTGGCCTATCAGTCTGACCCGGCGGGCAGCGTGCATGTGGACGATGGCGCGGCCCGAGCGCTGTTGCACAAGGGCGGCAGCCTGCTGCCCGGTGGCGTGCGCGCAGTTGAGGGAGGCTTTCAGTGCGGCGGCCTTGTGCGCGTGTTGCATAATGGCGAAAGCATTGGCGTGGGCCTTTCCAACTACAGCGCGCCTGACCTTAAAAAAATCATGGGCCTCAAGCGTCATGAGGTGGCCGCCATACTCGGCGACGCCCATTATCCCGAAGTTATCCACAGGGACAATCTGCTGCTGGACGCGGCCATCTGA